A segment of the Catenulispora sp. EB89 genome:
CCTGCGACAGCTCGCCGAGCGCCGTCAGGACGCGGTCGGCCGGGAGCGCGCTGACCTCGGTGAGGTCGCCGGGCCGGAACGGGTCGCCCAGGATCGCAGCGGCGCGCAGCACCGCGCCGGCCTCCGGCGAGAGCAGGTCGAGTTCGGAGGTCAGCGCCGCGGCCTCGCGCAGCAGACCGCCCGGGTCTCCTCCGGCCTGGAACGGCCACAGCACCGGGTCCCAGCCGGCCGCCAGCAGGATCCTGAGATTGCGGGGGCTGCCGCCGGCCGCGTCGCCGAGCCTGCGGTCGTGGATCTCGTCGGTCCCGGTGGCGTTTCCGGTGGCGTTTCCAGCGGCGCTGCCGAAAGCGCTCGCCGCCGAGGCGCCGGTCCAGCGGCCGGCGAGCCCGCGCATGGAGTCCGTGTTCAGCGGCGAGAGCACGACCCGGGTCACGGTTCCGATGCGGACGCCGTCGTCCAGGGCGTCCAGCAGCGCCGGATTGGTCTGCCGCGGCCGGTGCGACACGGCCAGCAGGAACGGCCCCGGCACCGGATTGCGGACCAGCCGCATGGCGATCTCGACCGACATCGGGTCGCACCACTGCACGTCGTCGAGCAGCACCGCGCCGCCGGGCCCGGCGGCCCAGGCGGTGGCGAGCGTTCTGGCCGCCTGCGGATCCAGGGCGCCGCCGAGTTCCACGGCGCCCAGATCCGGATGCTCCTCCCAGGCGCTGCGGAAGATCTGGCCGGGGGCGGCGTCGCCCCGGACCGCGTGCCCGCGGGCCAGCCGCGCGCCGGATCCGGTGACCAGGCCCGCGAGGACGGCCAGCAGGCTGGTCTTCCCCATTCCGGGATCGCCGACGATCTCCAGGATGGTCCCGCGCCCCGAGCGCAGCAGGCTCACGACCTGCTCCAGACGCACGACCTCGGCGTCCCGTTCCACTAGTGGCCCGTCGAAGCGCGAGGGGCTGATGAGTGGCATCGACACAAGGTAAGACTCTCCAATTCCGGGAGCCGGTACTCCATGCGGTGCTTGCTGAATGGTGAATGTTTCCGCCGATGCCGAGTGGCCACGTTCATCAGGCCCTTGACCAGGCGATGTTATCCGGATCTTAGCCCGGTGGGAGGGCGAGCGGCGAGGCTGGAGGCTCAACTACACGGGGAGTTGGCAATGAGGTTCAGGCTTCTTGGTCCTTTGGAGGTCGTCGACGTCACCGGTCGATGGCAGCCCGTCGCCGGACCCCGGCAGCGGATTCTGTTGGCGACACTGCTTCTGCACGCCAACACCCCGGTCTCGGTGGATCAGCTCGCTGAGACGGTGTGGGACGGCGTGCCGCCGGCCGGGTACGCGCAGACGTTGCGCAGCCACGTCATGCGCCTGCGCCGCAGCCTGCAGGAACAGGACGCGGAACGGCTCCAGACCCGGGCGCCCGGATACACGCTTGAGGTTCCGGAGTCCGAGCTCGACACGCACCGCTTCGAGAGCCTGTGCCACGAGGCCGGCGAACACCTGCGCGCGGGCGCCTGGGGCGAGGTCGACGACACGACGGGGCGGGCTCTGGGGCTGTGGCGCGCGCAGCCGCTGTTGGACGTGTCGTCGCAACTGCTCGCCCGGACGGTGTTGCCGCGCTTGGAGTACCTGCGGCTCCAGCTGCTGGAGTTCCGGTTCGAAGCGGCACTGCGGATGGGGCGGGATCACGTGTTGGTGCCCCAGCTCCAGTCGCTCGTCGCGGTTCATCCGCTGCACGAGCGTTTCCACGCGCAGCTGATGCTGTCGCTGTCCCGGACGGGACGCCGCGTCGAAGCGCTCGACGCGTACCGGACGGCGCGGCGCATCCTCATCGACGAGCTCGGCGTGGAGCCGGGGCCGGAGATGGCTCGCGTGCACCAGAGCATTCTGTCGGGCGACGATCCGGTGTTCGGTCGGGCGGCCTGAGAATTCTGCCTGGATCGCAAAGGGCTCATCACAGAGAACAGCTGCCACACAGATGCCACAGGCATCGCACGGGCTTTCCACGCCGGTCAGTCATCGTCGTCGTGACGGCTGCGGCACATGAACTCGCTCCACGCAGGCGTCACTGACAACATCCGTCCGAAAGGGGACCAGAACCATGGCAGATCTCACGATCACCCAGCCGTTCCGCCGCCGTGTCCTCGCCGCCGTCGTAGGCGTCCTGGCCATCGGCACCGGCACGGTGGTGGCCAGCGCGCCGGCGCACGCCGCGAGCTCGGGCCTGTGCGGCTACACGAACGCCCAGCCGGAGATCACCGTCGGCAGCCAGGGCATCGCGGTAGAGCAGGCCCAGTGCGAGCTCAACTACGCGTACGCCTTCGGCCACTCCACCAACTACGGCAACGGGTCGTACCACGGCCTGACCGTGGACGGCGACTTCGGCCAGAACACCGAG
Coding sequences within it:
- a CDS encoding BTAD domain-containing putative transcriptional regulator, which translates into the protein MRFRLLGPLEVVDVTGRWQPVAGPRQRILLATLLLHANTPVSVDQLAETVWDGVPPAGYAQTLRSHVMRLRRSLQEQDAERLQTRAPGYTLEVPESELDTHRFESLCHEAGEHLRAGAWGEVDDTTGRALGLWRAQPLLDVSSQLLARTVLPRLEYLRLQLLEFRFEAALRMGRDHVLVPQLQSLVAVHPLHERFHAQLMLSLSRTGRRVEALDAYRTARRILIDELGVEPGPEMARVHQSILSGDDPVFGRAA
- a CDS encoding peptidoglycan-binding protein, producing the protein MADLTITQPFRRRVLAAVVGVLAIGTGTVVASAPAHAASSGLCGYTNAQPEITVGSQGIAVEQAQCELNYAYAFGHSTNYGNGSYHGLTVDGDFGQNTEAATKNFQIHCMGATNPDGVIGPNTWSALNYWVAQAGYC